TCGAGCAGCAGGTTCGGGTCCATCGGGACGAGGTTCTTGATCGAGAGCACGCTGATGGTGAACGCGAAGACGACGCCCATCACACCGACTGCGGCCCAGAACGGCTGTTCGATCGGTCGGCGAGCCGACCCCTTGTTCAGGAACGGCACCACGGCGATGAAGCCGACGACGACCACGTTCGCCAGCACGCCGTACGTCCGGTCGGCCATCAGCTTCTCGCCGCCGAGGATCGCCAACTCGGGGTTGAGCGCTTCCAGCTTCAGGAGACCGAACGACCAGTAGAGATACCAGTCGGGCAGGATGATCGCCGGCGTGACGCTGGAGTTGGCCGGGTCGCCGATGTGCGGCGGCATCGTCGCCGAGAGAAAGAGGATCATCCCGGTGAAGAACGCCGCGATAGCACTGTTACGGACGATCTCGTGAGGCCACGTCGGGAAGCCGAGCACGTCACGCTCGACGTACGCCGAC
This genomic window from Salinirubrum litoreum contains:
- a CDS encoding cytochrome bc complex cytochrome b subunit, whose translation is MTSPETGGTPADDREQSTGSDGAVPTEEDLRTDGTGIVPPDDETPTWYDRKARRVGLSRLTYEYFERARYEDQQLRTESAYVERDVLGFPTWPHEIVRNSAIAAFFTGMILFLSATMPPHIGDPANSSVTPAIILPDWYLYWSFGLLKLEALNPELAILGGEKLMADRTYGVLANVVVVGFIAVVPFLNKGSARRPIEQPFWAAVGVMGVVFAFTISVLSIKNLVPMDPNLLLDLTFLVPVVAGIVTYALLRTMREGYSYDLNRRYYRLRPPR